TTTAATTTGTCAGTCTTATTTCAAGTGGGGTGCCTAAAACTGCCCACAATACTCCAGTCCTAACTTGAGTGGAATGAAGAAATTGTGGCTAGTGCACACTGAATGAAGTAATTGTGGTGGTGGGTGCAccatctctggagacattccaggccaggctggatgtagttctgggcaacctgatctagttgaagatgttcctgctcattgcagggggttggattAGATGGGcttcccttccaaaccaaactattctatgattcaacaAATGCTTCCAAACTGCTTAACTATCATTTTCTAacatgtaaacattttttaagtatttgcaCAGTCTTTTAATTTTCACGGGCTTAGCAGCCCGTTTTACTAGTATCTCTCTTGCTGTCTTTACTGGCCACCTCAATTCCTTCATCTTTTCTCGAAGCAGCCCTTTGAGCGATTGAATGTCTCTGAGTTTACCTTTTTCTACTTTCCCCTCTACACTAAGAAAATAGACAAGAGTTAATAGTTAAtagttggactcgatgatcttaagggtcttttccaacctaaatgattctatgatgctatcATCTTCAGGAAAAGCCTATGAAATTTAGCCAGTTTCAAAGATAGCAAGCATCTGGATTGGGAGCGCAAGATTGCTTTTCAGAGTCACTATATAGATAATTTAACACTAGGTATAAGGCTTTCCCTAGTTCAGTTAGTGGAAGAAAAAGTTGTTAAAAGACTACAGTATGGTATGACTTGATAAAGGAAAGCCATTTCCACTGCAAAGAGACAGACTGCTTTCCAGATGTTAGAATTTGCAAAACCAATTCATCTGAGCCTCCTCAAAATACATACTTTTAACTTGCCAAATACCATTTTGTATGGTCAATTATATATAGAAAAGGGTTtaaaaaggcacaaaataaaacattgtaCCATATGTTAATGCTgtgttgtcatggtttaaccccaacTGCCAACTAAGTCCCACACAACTGCTTGTTCACACCGCAGCCagtgggacagggaggagaattggaaaaagggTAAatccatgggttgagataagaacagtttagttatttaaataaagtacaatataatactacaactgataataatgaaaagggaaataacagaaggagaaagataaaactgaaaaaaacccaaccccaaaacaaaccagaaactgacaaacaacagtgatgcacagtacaattgctcagcaTCCGCTGCAGAAGGATTAACTCTGGAAGTTAATTCTgaagtttctgaagaaaatgaactctgttacagctgaaaccaggacatatGTCCTCTGAATGCTCAGAATTGGAAAGTACAAGATTTTTACCCCTAACAGAACAGAGATTGAAGGCAGCAAGTCATTTCATCACATACAGTAGCATACCTAAGATAAATCTATGTTATTGTATATGCCAGTTTACAGAAATGTAAGTGTAAAAATATTCTGAGTCAAACAGCAGCTGAGTTCTTGCACCAATCTTGACTTGGACCATAGCCCTTGAGTGTCTTATTTGTCTCTAATCTTAACAATTTGCCATTTCATTTTTAgccaaataaaatttaaaacattttgctacaatagttctttcttttctctcctttataAAATTGTTTCTTAAACTTGAAACTCTATCAGCTGTCCtttaattgttattttctaAAAGGTGCTTAAACCAGCATGTTCTTTTGGTGgtttgcataaaaaaaaaaaagacccaagaCAAAACAAATTGTCCAATGACaaactatagaatcatagagtggtttgggttggaagggacattcaaagctcatctagtccaactcacatgcaatgagcagggacatcttcaactagatatgagtttatataatttatatatctCCACTACTAGTGTTACTAACAGCCGTGTGCCTTATTCTTGAAAGCTCCTGGAAGAATATCCTGTTTCTctttaaatcagatttttaattttcaaagaaattgtttgtgtttgaatatttcagaaataccaaACTTTCAACTTGTTCTCCAGGAGCCTCAGCAAGGAGCTGTGATGgtcacagaaaatgcaaagcaggTAATTATTAAGCTGCTGAAAtaagctaaaattaaaataggtCAAGGACTGGTCTTAAAACAGCTAAGCTGTTGTGGCCTTTTTTAACAATCCTCTTTGGAAGGTTATTATTAACTGGATTAATGATGAAAGATAGAAATAGCTTCCAAATACTGCTTGTACTATCTTCTGATCAGATTGTACTTCCCTTTGCCTGCTGTGTGGAATTCCTGTGTCCTTCATCCACCCAATCCATATTCATGCTATTTTCTGCCTCTTATGAGGCAGTTCTTCAGCAAAACCGTAGGCTAAACTAAGGTAAAtctcaggaaataaaattcCAAAGGTTCAGCAGCCATTGTAGGATGGCAGCCAACCCTATCCATTCCCACTGCCTTGATGGGGATCTGGCAGACTGACTGGAGCAAGCCGAGTTCTCTTTAAGTGGGAGACAACTAGACTCTGTTAGTATTCTTCCATTGTGAACAGCTGCAGGTACAATCACAGTCAGTCTGTTGGTGAGAACAGTGCAGGGTTACAtacctgctgctttgctttataCCCAGTCAGCACGGTGATGGAGATGACTGCCTCTGTATGTCTTTGGTAAGAACTTGTAGAATTGTTAGCTTAGAGCAAGGCCTGGGCTCTTTCCAGACTGCTCCACTCTGTTCCAACCTGCCagcagggggaagaaaatgctgtgttttgtctaCTATATTTCTCTCCAACAAAGAGTTAATAGTATATATATTACTGTGAAGTATTAGGGCAAAAGTTGAAATTTGGGACTTATGTTGGAACTGGAGAAGGCATTTTGAGTCAGGTCATTCTGCTTGACTTCAGACCGTTATATTCCAGCTGCCTGTAGTTGAGGTTGTAAGCTAAGAGATCAACGGGTACACTCACACATCCATGCAGATGCGGTCTTTTCAAGGGCAGATATGAGCCTTTGAGCTATTTTCTAGAGCCCCTTTTATAGACAGTGGAGGTAATGGGTTCTTTAGCATATGATTCACTTAGTCCAAGGTGGGTGTTGAAAATGGGTGTCGTGGTTGagacccagccagtaactcggcaccacacagctgcttgctcgcCCGCTTCCCTAGGTGGAATGGGGAGgggaatcagaagaatgtaaaacccatgggtggaaataagagcagtttaataactaaagtacaatataatactactactactactaatgataatgataagggaacTAACAAGGggaaactaaaaggggaaaggaaaaatgaagaataacCAGCAGGGATGCctaatacaattgctcagcacccactgaccaataccaagcccgacctgagcagcaatctgtcCCTTCCGGGTAACTACTCCCAGTTTCTATCCCAGCATGACGTGGAATATGGAATATCTGTTTGGCTAgtctgggtcaggtgtcctgtctcttaTCCCTCCTGGCTCAAAGAGTCAATGATTTCAACCCTGGAATTGTCCATTTCAATGTCTTAATTACAAAAAGAGCGTAGCTAAATAGCTTGCATGTAAGAATTTACACTTGGACACCTATATTGTGCACTTCTGCATCTTACCCATGACTTTAGGCCAAGATACATGTGGATCCAAACCTGGTTCAGGGGTTTGGGTCATGTGCACAAGTTATTTCGATGCATACAATGCATTCCATTTCAGTGCTTGGAGCTTGCAAAGGCAAAGTGCTCTAGAAATTTGGGTTAGCGATTTCCTTCTGACCTGTTAGTGCCTTGGACTTATATTCTAGGTATTTACAGCAAAAGTAAATTCTGAAcgcttcattttgttttcagtctttccATCATTGGGCTgggtaggggtttttttacttgctttttttgGAGTGGGAGTGAGTAGCTTTTTTTAGGGACACTTTACTTAGTTCTGACTTGTAGTCTTTTTGTATTCTATTTCAAACCCTTTCCCACAGAAGTAGTACTAACAATGCCAATTGTTTGGTGTGGTGAAAGCCAGCGTGTGTTGGGAACTAGCCAGAAATACTGCTGTTCAATTTAGGTGCACTTTAACTTGTAAGTGGACTTTTCAGAATGAAGAAATTAGTAGATTAAGTCTCAGTTCTTGTATGGATGTCAACAGCAAACTAACCAATTTCCTGAGCACTTTATTCAGCATCTTTGTGTGGGTAAAAAGAGTTTGTGAAATAGCAAAATCTCCTCGCTTTTTCCAGTGTGTTCTGTCTTGTTCAACAGTCAGGTTCTGTCCTGTCTGACAGAGAAGCAGGAGATGTACAGTGGTTAATAGATTGTTGTGGGGTGGTTTGTTATCTGTGTGGTGAAGCCTAGGGTTAGAACTTTCCTAGGAAGACTCCAGATTCTTTATCTGCTGGAATAGTGAGGCACAATGAGTATAGTGACAAACACATGACTTCTCACCTTCTCTGCTCGGGTGGTTCAGTGAAAGATTATGGATCTGTAGTGAGTCTCTTTGAAGCAGTAAAGGTGGGAAGGAAGTTAGTAGAATCTGCATTCATCAATATCATAACCTGCTGAGATAGGTCTTAGTCTCTTGCTTAACATCAAAACCAATTtttacctatttttaaaaatacatttctttagGCATGAGATTTACATCTAAAGTTGGGACTGATAGTTTTTCTTAAAGCttggcagagcagcaggcagctaAGATACCTGTCTTCTAATGCAAAGATCAAAActaagtattttttcttcaacCAATAGAACAAAAAAGTTGGACCTGAGGTGAAATTGCAAGACCTGCAGACTCTGGAAGCTCCAGCCTCTTACATAGACTGCTCTTCTACAGGTGAGGACACAGAATAAGGCATGTGACAAGAAAATTCTGGAAATCTGAGAAGTTTCAGGGACAAATCTAAGGTGATTTGGAAAGAGGATCTTTGAAGTCAGAATCTAAAGATGTATAGGGCATAGAAAAGATGCACATGAGGTAGAAGAGAACATTGTAATGTGGGCTGGATGGGATATatcagaagagaagaaagaagtggttcctgagagaggaggagagaagggtTTGAAGGAGAGTGCGTTTGTAGATGCAAAGGTTGATGTATAAGACATGGAAGAGAATTAAGATAAGATGAAGTAGTGGGTTCCTCGCTGCAAGCCAGCAAATGTCTTTTTATGTCTGGAATTACCACCACCCCACTaacccaaattaaaaaaaaccccaaccaaccagccaaacaacaacaaaaaaacccaaagccccaacaaaccaaaccgATCTGCTACCTGGTTCACTTATCTCTTTACCTCTTAATTCTTCTGTAGAGGTTAGATATAGTGCAGACTTAGGTGATGCCAGCATGCAGCACATGCAGGAGGTTTTGTATATGCAGAGGTATTGGGAATGTCTGGTGCAATGCAGGTTCAAAAtcttttggttgggttttggtttttttttgtctttctcaccTTGGAAACTAGAGAAGCTTCAGTCTCATCTATTGTCTCCATTTACCGACTGACTTTACATGCAACGTGTTATGCTGGTGGTGTTCTTTTTATCACTAGGTGTGTCAGAAGTGCTGGTGAATTCTGAAGTGCAAAAGCCTTTTGATGACACTTCAGTGCTCCCTGAGGTACAAATTTAGTCTggaactttttttccctcttggtATTGTATGCATCTGTGTTTAGTTTAAAAGCCCCAGAGAGCTGTTTTATTAATATCCTGTAACTTAAAGTGGTTATAGTGACACTGCAACAGGTTGTAAGAGAGAGCTCTGCTTTAGTGGTTCCCGATAAATTGTTTCTGCCCTCCAGACCAAGGAACGGACTGATGAGCCTTTCAACACAGGAAGTTGACTTATTGGTGGGCTGCTGATCCATGTTTTCTGGGAAGAATTTGTGACTGCTTTTCTTTGGTTACCTGTTTTTGAGGGTGGGAGGAAACCTTAAGGTAATTCTTATTTGGAAAAAGCCAAGCACTTTGGTGCAGGTGCTTTGTCTAGTGCTCTCACTTTGAGGTGGACACTGGTGGGAATATGGGCTTCTACactctttctttgctgtgttaAATTGACAAATAGAATGGGGAGCAAAACCTCCTCATTTAGAGACTATGGATAGGATGCCAGGAAAATGTGGCTGGATAAGTACACTGGAGGGCTTCTGAGAATCACAGCAGAATTGAAATTTTTCAGAATCATACTGTCTTGTAATCAAGAGAGAAATAAGGGGATAGGAAGTTATAGTTATGGTCTAATCCTAAAGCCAGAATCTTTCATGCTGCAActtcagaactgaaatgaacagaaatgacCTGACAAATCCTCCTGTTATTAGAGAGCTACTATTTATTTCAATAGCCAGCTCAAAGAAGGGTATCCTTAAACTAAATGGGGAAAGCAGATACTTCACAGGATTCAAAGGAAAATTGAAACCTATTACTTTATTTTAGGCAAGAACAGATGCCTTTCCCAATGGAAGTGAGCAGTTTACTGAGGAAAGTTGTCCACCTGAAATTCTAGAATATcttgctgcagagaaacagaaagaactgTCAGGTTTGCTGCTGGAACTGAAAGAAGcccaagaagaaataaattttctgaaaaggCAGCTCAAGGGCCCAAATGGTCCAACTTCTACAGGTAACCAAACAGGAGAAGGTAATTCCCAGATACGGTTTCTTGAGGGGGAAGAACAAAAGGCTTCAGATACACAAAATGAGTTTGGCAGTAGCTCATTACTGAGAGAAATAGAAATTGGAGTGCTTCAGGAAACCAGAATCGATCTTCAAGAAGTGCCCCAGGGGAGTACTGTCCCCTGCAGAGAGGAGATAGAGGCAATGCAAGAGTCTACAGCAGATCCAGAGCCTGGCATCTCTCAATCTCAAGAACTGATCAAGTTGCAAAACCAAACTAGCGAACTGCAAATAGTTCTGCAGAAATCAGAAGAATCTTATAAGAAAGATCTAGgagaaaaagatgcagaaataaatagGCTTAACCAGTTGGCTgaggaatacagaaaaaaaatagaggattCTGACAGtgcattttgtgttttgattgAAGAACGAGATCAGCTCCTGTGTCAGATGAAGGAACTTTCTACCATAACAGAACTGAAAGAGCAAGTGAGGCAACTTGAGGACAATCTAgctctttcagaaaagcagagactGTCAGACAGTCAAAGCAGTCTTCTCAGAGAACAAATCCAGAGCCTTAGAAATGAATTTAAATCCAAGGAGATAAAAATTGAAGCTTTGCAAAAAGACTTGGATGAAGCACAACTTCAGCTTTCTGACCAGGACGTGCAACTAAAACGTCTGAGAAGCCAGATTGAGAAGAAAGAATGTGAAGTACTTGATCTAGAACAGCTTTTGAGGAAGAGTACAGCTGAGATAAAAGAACTTTGCCAAAACTTAGCCTCAAAGGGGCAAGAAGCAGCAAGTCTAGAACAGCTTGTTGCTGAACACACCAGCTCCATAGAGAGCCTGCAAAAAGCTTTGCTGGAGAAAGACCAACAGATGACAGAGATCAGTGTCAGCATGTCTGATAAAATGGTTCTGCTGAATGAAGAGAAATTTTCTCTAGGAAATGAGCTGAAGAGTCTGAAAGAGCAAAGGAGTCTGTTACTAAagtatcaggaagaaaaagaccaaaacatAGAAGCAAAAGATATATGTCTGAAATGTGGGACATCTGAGCACCAGTATGAGACAGAGGCAGTGTGTAAAGACACTGAGGTGTTAGTAAATAAAGTTGaacttctgaaaaaagaaaacgaGCAAGTAAAGCGGAAGTTGCAAGCAGCACTTGCTAACAGGAAGGAGCTTCTGAAGAAAGTTAGCAAACTGGAGAATGAGTTAGTACACTTGCAAAGAGAACATGAATTGGAACCCTCAGTGACTCAAGCAgctgaaggggaagaaaattCAACAAGTGTGATAAGCAGAGAAGTGAATATTGGAAACCAGCCCAGTATAGATTATCTAAgtcagctgctttctgaaaaggaatCTGAGTTGCAGAGCATCCGGAAAGACCTGCGAGATAAAGAAACAACTGAAGCACAATTGCAGGCAGTGATTGAGGAGATGAGGCGAAGCTTGCAAGGTAGGACAAACATTGTTCCAGTTAAAGATGAAATCATGGGGAGTCAGACAATTGCTGACAAAAATGTTGAGACCAATAAAAGCCCAaaagataatgaagaaaatgaaaaaaatacttcagaagttaaaaatcttgaagaaaaccaaaagtcTGCTCTGAAAGAGAGAATTTCAGCTcttgaacaagaaaaagaacaacttcAAAAAAAACTTCAGGAAGCTCTGGCATCTCGCAAAGACACTATAAAAAAAGCTCAAGAAAAAGACAGGCATCACAGAGAACagctgaaacagcagaaagatgaTTACAACATCCTACAAGAAAAATTTgataagcaaagcaaagagaaagagagcatCCAAGCTCAGCTCAGACAACTCCAAGAACAGAAAGGATCAAGAGAGAGTGTTCTTTTAAATCCAGGAGGGTTGGATTCTTCatgcacagaagcagaaaatacaacaaataacAAGCTTGTACAAGTTGCAGATGTttctggggaagaggaaaaacttgaaaaattgtggatgaagaaggaagaattgGAATATAATCTTAGCCATATGCAAAGTGAACTTGCTTGCAAATCAGAATTAGTCTTTCATTTGCAAGAGCACACAGCACAGTTGTTTCTGGAGATAGAAAGGCTGAAGAGAACCTCTGATCAAGCTGAGGCTAAAGCAGCAAGTCTTCAGGCAGAATTGGAGATGAGTCGAGCAAAAATTTCGAGAGAGGGCAGTCTGGAAGACCTGAAAACACTTATACACaaaaaggatgaagaaattGAATTTCTTAATTTGCAGTTAAGGGAGAAAAGTGAGGCTCTCAGTAATGTGCAGGCACAGTTGCTGGAAAAAGAGGATTCAGTCAAGAAACTATGTAGTCAATTGGAAACTCAAGCTCAGGTACATGAGGAGCAAAGCAAGCGACTGCAAACAGAGTTACTTGAAATTCAGGAGAAGCAAGATGATCGTGCAGAAGCAGCTAAACAGAAGAATCAAATGCAGAGAAAGTTGCAAGCTGCACTTATCTCTAGAAAAGAGGCACTAAAGGAGAGCAGATCTCTAAAAGAGGAGCTGGCTAATGCAAAAATTACTATTGAAAATCTTTGTGTCAAGTTGACAAATATGGAAAGCCAAATATGTGGCCACGTTAAAGAAAGGGATACTTTAACAGAAAAGTTAGCAGGCCTCACTGAAGAGCGAGAAAAACTTATTGCAGAAGTTGATAAAGTACTTACAGAAAATCAGAATCTTGATGGATGCTGTAAAAACCTGACATTTACTCTGGATAAAGTTGTTTTAgagaaggagaagctggagaaggagatggGATCCTTGAAATGCTTTCAAGCTGCTGAGTGTTCTGAGTGGCATGAGAAATACAGGGAGCTTcagaaagaatatgaaactCTCCTGCAGTCCTATGAGAATGTGAGTAATGAGGCTGAGCGGATTCAGCATGTTTTGGAAACTGTTAGgcaggaaaaacaggaaatcTTCATTAAGTTGAAAAGCGttgaagcaaaaaaagaagaaacagataaGCAGCTACAGGAAGCTGGACAAGAAATTGATggaatgaaggagaaaatgaggaaatttGCAAAATCAAAGCAGCTAAAGATCCTGGAACTAGAGGAGGAGAATGAGAAGCTTAGAGCAGAGAtgcattttacagatggagaGCCACACAGGACTGTAGATGTCGTTACAAACGCTAACATGAAAGAAGATCTGGAGAGCTCTAGGAGGGATTACCAGTCTCTTTCTACTCAGCTTGAGACAGTAATGGCTGAAAAGAAGTCTCTTAGTCAAGAGATCACAGACTTAAAGCGTCAGTTGCAGTTAGCAGAATCTAagctgaaggaaagcagagaactgTTAGACAAGTATGTTTCTCAGAAGACAAtagaggaagaaacaaatgagGCAGTTCTCACACCACCACCAGTGGAGAGGACTGAAAATCAAGTGGACATAAGTTTTAGACCAGAGTCGtctcctgcagagctggaacAAAATGCAATTGGAGGTAGTAGTACTTGTGAAGATCTTGGTACCTACATACAGCAGATAGCTGAGCTCACAAAGCGAATCACGGAACTAGAAGATAATAGGAGGGCTTCAGAGCAACAGCTGGATGACATCCACGTGTGTGCTGAGACTTTAGCAGGTGAGAAAAGGGCTTTAGAGACCCAAATGGAAGAGAAAGTCCATGAATTGAATGCTTTTCAGGACACAGTTGCAAAGATGGAACAAACAGTCCAAAAAGCCAAAGATGACCTCATCAGGATGACAGAACTGAAGGACACACTACAGGCTGAGAAGGATGATTTGGAAGAAAGGCTCATGAATCAACTGGCAGAACTTAATGGCAGTATTGGAAACTATCAGCAGGATGCAAAAGACTTGCAGATCAAAAATGAGCAACTGCAACATGAGCTTCAGGGTTTGCAGAGAATGGTGCATGaactggaggaggagaaatgtcAGATGGCAAAGGAGAACAGTAAAGCaagttcagaaaagcaaaaggaatttgTAGAAAAGTTAAAATGCAGTTGGAGGGGAGACAGCAGCACATATGTAAAGGAACTTCAGgaactgctgaaacagaaacagcaggagattaagcagctgcagaaggactGTATtaaaagccaggaaaagaaCAGTAGTTTAGAAAGAACTGTTAAAGCTCTGGAATTTCTGCAGAGTGAGTCTCAGAAAGAGATAGAAGCAGCCAAGGAGACTTTAGCTAAAGCAGTTCAAGACACTAAGAAAGCCCAGGCAGAACTTGCTCTCTGCAGAGTAGTACTGGATGACACCCAGAGTGAGGCAGCAAGGGTTCTAGCAGAGAGTGCCAAAGTGAAAGAAGAGTTGCAGGCAAACAAAGAGaatattaaaattcaaatgaagaaaaaagatgaagactTTGAGAGAAGactggagcaggaaaaagacaagcactcaaaagaaattaaaagtgtggaagaaaagctagcagctttgcagagggaGAAGGACTACCTGGAAACGACTGTTTGTGATCTTCAAAACTCATTGAAGACAAAGGATCAAGAAGCCAAGCAATTGG
The window above is part of the Strigops habroptila isolate Jane chromosome 3, bStrHab1.2.pri, whole genome shotgun sequence genome. Proteins encoded here:
- the GOLGB1 gene encoding golgin subfamily B member 1 isoform X7 produces the protein MLSRLSGLASSVLQELSGDDGDAVTEAGDSVTESSIPIEAVEPEAGSMEEAPEELLERLAQTEKLVVQLKDLIREKDALLQQKETVLKEEREAADAKLMKLKLQAKAKLASLNKRIEELAEKGSPLPAQTLPEEQVCPKCQNNQNTSERHREEAEALQELLREREETVQDLQEQLALAKVNLKDAEIKYATQLSSLEEVIQEKEALLEEQVHQHQAELLKIVAQSDLEVEVQQNLRTLQRKLEEQEAALLGRTQVVELLQQELSTAEQQNQTLIGQCQKMEVDLSSLRDVLEAERQQSRDLREKMELELAERKRSSHCLQEEVQCLSEQLEEARRAQTELEAKCKDLEQEQRLEVEEKNLQISCLRVAEQELQSSHAALVAENDRLKQDVDRLLVLSANNSATIQKLQDELVQKSEEFVCCQNELKSQSVVQVSKLEKQDETTSQEKIIDQEDQKGTSLLPTENLGRQEAEEIPNFQLVLQEPQQGAVMVTENAKQNKKVGPEVKLQDLQTLEAPASYIDCSSTGVSEVLVNSEVQKPFDDTSVLPEARTDAFPNGSEQFTEESCPPEILEYLAAEKQKELSGLLLELKEAQEEINFLKRQLKGPNGPTSTGNQTGEGNSQIRFLEGEEQKASDTQNEFGSSSLLREIEIGVLQETRIDLQEVPQGSTVPCREEIEAMQESTADPEPGISQSQELIKLQNQTSELQIVLQKSEESYKKDLGEKDAEINRLNQLAEEYRKKIEDSDSAFCVLIEERDQLLCQMKELSTITELKEQVRQLEDNLALSEKQRLSDSQSSLLREQIQSLRNEFKSKEIKIEALQKDLDEAQLQLSDQDVQLKRLRSQIEKKECEVLDLEQLLRKSTAEIKELCQNLASKGQEAASLEQLVAEHTSSIESLQKALLEKDQQMTEISVSMSDKMVLLNEEKFSLGNELKSLKEQRSLLLKYQEEKDQNIEAKDICLKCGTSEHQYETEAVCKDTEVLVNKVELLKKENEQVKRKLQAALANRKELLKKVSKLENELVHLQREHELEPSVTQAAEGEENSTSVISREVNIGNQPSIDYLSQLLSEKESELQSIRKDLRDKETTEAQLQAVIEEMRRSLQGRTNIVPVKDEIMGSQTIADKNVETNKSPKDNEENEKNTSEVKNLEENQKSALKERISALEQEKEQLQKKLQEALASRKDTIKKAQEKDRHHREQLKQQKDDYNILQEKFDKQSKEKESIQAQLRQLQEQKGSRESVLLNPGGLDSSCTEAENTTNNKLVQVADVSGEEEKLEKLWMKKEELEYNLSHMQSELACKSELVFHLQEHTAQLFLEIERLKRTSDQAEAKAASLQAELEMSRAKISREGSLEDLKTLIHKKDEEIEFLNLQLREKSEALSNVQAQLLEKEDSVKKLCSQLETQAQVHEEQSKRLQTELLEIQEKQDDRAEAAKQKNQMQRKLQAALISRKEALKESRSLKEELANAKITIENLCVKLTNMESQICGHVKERDTLTEKLAGLTEEREKLIAEVDKVLTENQNLDGCCKNLTFTLDKVVLEKEKLEKEMGSLKCFQAAECSEWHEKYRELQKEYETLLQSYENVSNEAERIQHVLETVRQEKQEIFIKLKSVEAKKEETDKQLQEAGQEIDGMKEKMRKFAKSKQLKILELEEENEKLRAEMHFTDGEPHRTVDVVTNANMKEDLESSRRDYQSLSTQLETVMAEKKSLSQEITDLKRQLQLAESKLKESRELLDKYVSQKTIEEETNEAVLTPPPVERTENQVDISFRPESSPAELEQNAIGGSSTCEDLGTYIQQIAELTKRITELEDNRRASEQQLDDIHVCAETLAGEKRALETQMEEKVHELNAFQDTVAKMEQTVQKAKDDLIRMTELKDTLQAEKDDLEERLMNQLAELNGSIGNYQQDAKDLQIKNEQLQHELQGLQRMVHELEEEKCQMAKENSKASSEKQKEFVEKLKCSWRGDSSTYVKELQELLKQKQQEIKQLQKDCIKSQEKNSSLERTVKALEFLQSESQKEIEAAKETLAKAVQDTKKAQAELALCRVVLDDTQSEAARVLAESAKVKEELQANKENIKIQMKKKDEDFERRLEQEKDKHSKEIKSVEEKLAALQREKDYLETTVCDLQNSLKTKDQEAKQLEGNLNKTLAQLAAFTRSMSSLQDDRDRVIDESKTWEKKFTETIQKKEEEIRSKEETCVALKDQMKQMTIHVEELQTHISRLERNKKDWESESGKEIQHHQKTCEMLEEEKKELLTQLEGSQKLYSKSQNEQQKLESEISSLRDQLADLQNFFTKCESVREELGSMVKQQEASIQNFKFTCEQLEGDLQASKDLTNKLYEEISAKDQKIISLLSAKEEAVMAALSELQQLHSEEMNELEQRLHKEEEDKKALENEKNKFLDKLDCLTEKMKISREESKQQKAQLDSFTKSMLSLQDDRDRILRDYKQLEERHLTIILEKDQLIQEAAAENNKLKEEIRSFHSRMDDLNSENAKLKAELVRYREDLNQVISIKDCQQKQLLKTQLQRSQTLEKEKVIIEIQLKESEHVQDDLRKCMEALREDKVSMLQEIETLTSSLSQVQNEVTALREGSPIMDYQAQLKAREEEAQELTHKLSLSHKRITELEAELVSVQRDAAKRVGEAEDRLRKELKHLHHDAGIMRNETETAEERVAELARDLMEMEQKLLAVTDENKDLRAQIQSFGKSMSSLQDSWDQANEELHVLKQKYSADLEEQKTLVQNLQKEVIHLQEEQHFTARDRDTARSELAELQKATEERGLLAEIGKLNQKLRAKDDELLQLSSELESSSDQIKSFSKAMASLQNERDCLLNELKTRKIEEAKQKAEGSTSTAPSEVQSLKKALSSLQNDRDRVVRELKNLQQQYILIGVESAENSRLKAQLQEYQQEADKQRCLQEQLKQESISYQQEIHQLRQEKTTWEKQNSSIKEQYLMVIAEKDKQLSHLQRIMQEMGRPLNKSQVVEEQYQTKISSETLRGDFSSLETETKHLQAQLSDSLKELHQKELRIQQLNSKLSQVFEEKNALSLQLRGSSRSICESHQHYSEVLNRCLVLERQLQELQSADKGMELFATDAAPGAPQEKNEPQRGSYTPELQELQLRLSETEHLHSSTKQDMRYLEEQLEEERDRRLAVEEVLSAAQDQIRRLQSSEWTSSLSASIDVTPSQEHSLLIDSMDNFSKTRNILGLRRLLRSLFRSRTHLPLLVAMYLLALHVLLFLCFTGHL